In Mus pahari chromosome 12, PAHARI_EIJ_v1.1, whole genome shotgun sequence, the genomic window TAAGCATGTGGACCACAGGGGCAACTGGTTTAAGTTTAAGGGGGCTGTGAATTCCACTTGTAATGGACACAGCTAAGTTCTATGTGTCAAACAGCAGTCAGATCACACTGCAGGAGCACCCAATTTCACAGTCTGTGAgcaaatatttctgttttaaaattttcccttTTAGCACCGGCAAAGACTGTCTGTAAAGTAAAGGTGCATTGTATCACATGCATGTAGCCCCTGGAAGCTACAAGAGGaaactggatcccctggaattggagttacagacagttgtgagacacaatgtgggtgctgggaaccacatgCTGATCTATAtaagagcaacagtgctctttaccactgagccattcatTATGAGCCCCCAGGCCGTTAGCAAACACACAATGACAGTGGGGAACTGGTAGTTCTCTTAGACGCAGAGGTGGCAAGAGGAAGCTGTGCCTGACTTTCTACACCGACTGCTGAGTAGAATGAACCAGAACTCTTGCTCCGGTCAACAATCCAGCTTCATGCCACTGAAGGAGGTAAGCAGTTAACATTAGATGTGTGTGACTGAGTCACACTGGAACTAAAAGAATTAAGCAGTACAGCCCAAGGAATCTGAAAGATGGCAGCTGCCAAACAAATACCAGTCTCCACGAAAGCTTCCGAGAGAGCTGCTCATTACAGTACCAATGCAGTGATTACAAGTTAAAGACCATGATACAATCGATGCTGCAGTCTCTCCCCCTGACCCTGTGCAGGTCCCTGAGCCCTGGTCTCTGAAGCCAGCGACTTTTGGGATACTGCCCATTTTCAGTGTCTTCAGTCTCACTGAACAGCAAGCCTACTCAGATACGCCTCCCAGGCAGCCTTCCTGTACATCTCAGCTGCTTCCAGGCGATTAGCCGCGGCGAGTATTCCCCGGCCTACAATGATGACATCAGAACCGCGTTTCCCGATCACTTCTTGGGGACTGTTATACTGCTGGCCAAGGTGATCCCCTGCAGAGAAACAAAAGCTATTTAACATGATGCAAACTCAGAAAGCCATACAAGTGTCCAGAGAGTATTTACTATATAATACACCTTATTATCCATAACCATTTCTACTACAATTCCATCAAGTTCTCAGCCCTAATCCTGTTTTCGGAAATAATGtaaaccaaactggccttgaactcagaaatctgcctgcctccctaaTTCCagtattaaaggcatgtagcaCTATACCTGgataatgacattttattaataatatctgTTGTTTTAGAGACATTATGTTAAATGGATTTTGATGCTTTTAGAAGCctaggttctttcttttttttttttttaaagatctaccCATCACTCAtctaagtacacactgtagctgttttcagatgcaccagaagagggcgtcagatctcattacagatggttgtgagccaccatgtggttgctgggatttgaactcaggacctctggaagagcagtgctcttaaccattgagccatctctccagcccagaagccTAGGTTCTAACGTGCTATCTAGTGAAAGAATTGCAGGGGTTCTTAATATAGCAGTGAAACGCAGCTTGCTTTGTGTTGAGATTCTATGCTAAGTAGATTTAATATTCATACCATCTCCATGCCTCCCACTATTTTAAGGTCAGTGCTATAAATCCCTACATTTTACAGATTAAGAAGACGAGATTAAAAGTAGTTTACTctgaggctgggcatggtagtgcacacctttaatcccagcacttgggtggcagaagcaggcggatctcttgagtttgaggccaggacagccagaggtaaaatagagagatcctatctcaaaaaaataagttgTTTAATGTTTGGGCTGGAGCTCAGTGTGCCTACTACGCAAGGCCTTACTTTAACCAGTTGGGAATGGTGGCCTATGCACTCAGGCATTTGAGACCGGCCTATACTACacaagaagccaggtgtggtcgtgcacacctttaatcccagcaacagggaggcaggagaatcttctgagttcaaggcattctggtctacagagagttccaggacaaaatagagatcctgtctaaaacaaaaccaggataCACAGAATGGAGGGGCAAATAACTCAAATCTTTTCAACTGCAGTTTAAAAGTTACCAAGAGTTGTTGACTTCCAAGGCCACTTAGTCTGTGGAGGTCTATCTACTCCATAATGTACAAAATTTGAGAATGTTTAAAGTAAATCCAAACAAAAGGcagtgctttttttccccctcaataTGGcaaatactatataaaataatcCTAATAATTCAGTGTTGGAAAAATCAGTTCTTTTACCCTAACACACCTGTCACATTATCCACTGCTTCAGGTCTATCATCTGGGTAGAGCTGAGGGACCAGCTCTTCCAGAGTACTCATCTTGAAAGACCTGATCTGGAAGAGATTCCTAGAAATACTCAACAGGCACAAAAcactaccagctgagctacatccctgagCCTTGACCAATCCACCTCTAGGGAGCCTGACCTTTACCTGTCCTACAGGACAGTTACACTCTTGTTGGCCGGCAGAGGCGAGGTACTGGAGACTTAACCTAGAGCCTTGTGTCAGCTAAGCACACACTATTTAGAACTACATCCAGCCCTTATCCATGCCTTATCCATGGATAGGATAAGCCCTATCCATGTTTTTACACCCTGGCTTGCTGCATATGAGATGGTTACAAGTTTAAGAACCacagtcaggcactggcacagcaaAGTTGCTGACAATCATCTGTTTAGTTAAGGGTTTTCCAGACCCGCTGGAACACAGAATGCTTCCTCAGAGTACCAAATAGGAAATGCTAACCCAAAATATCAGGTTTCTAGccagcatgatggcacatgcctttagtcccaacacctgggaggcagagttaAATTAAGCAGATCTCACCACGTACCATCTCAAAAGTAGTCTTCAATCCTAAAATTAAACTGTTTTACACAGTACACACTATTACCAGGTCAAAAGGCTCATTCACTGCTCtagatcagtgattctcaaccttcctaatgcaaaAATGCTGACCctgcccccaaccataaaactctttcattgctactccataactgatATGTGAGCCCCCTCCTCTAAAAGGGGTTGGTTGGACCCACCGGTTGAGAACTGTTGTTCTAGACTAAGACAACACCATCACAGTTTACAATGTGTTCCTCTGCCTGACGTGGATAAGGAAATGAGTTTGGAAGAGCCATAGCTAGCATACTTACCCCCTGTTTCTAACTGAACTCCTGGGGTCAAGTGAAGAAACTCTGGTTTCATGCTTACTCGGGAGCCAGAAATGAAGCCAATGACAAATTTACAGTGCTCCTCAGCCATTCCGACCTAAATGGGACACATTGGGCAGCATTACAAGTACACAGTAATACAACTAAGGTCCTGAGATGACCCCCTTTGCCCAAGGAGCCATGCTTGAAAGACAAGATGCTGCTTAGCTCTTCCTTGTACCAATGCCCAATGGCTCACCTACCTGGAAGGAGGATTTGAGGTGTGTACGGCCGCACCTTCAAGACCTAAGCCAACACTCTTCCAGCACTTTCTCTTTGGCACCTGCTTTCCACTGGCCTCATTCCTGCACTATTTCCTCATAGGCACATGCTAACCTTGCCACCAGCTACTACCACAATAAGGAAGAGCTTAACCTGGAGCCAGACCTCACCCCAAGATCTTTTGCATTTGACTAGGAAGCTGGTATTTATGGTCCATTCAGGAACTTAAATTTACCATAGAGGGCAAGAtatagatagatggctcagcaagtactgcttgctcttctaggacccaagttcaattcctagcacccacttggtggctcacaacttcagTTACTGGGAACCCAATGCTctctgctggcttctgtgggcactaggaacacatgtggtacacagacagacatgcaggcaaaacaccatacaaaAAACATGACTGTGGTCCTTAAAGTatctttaaatatcatttattcaCTTTCTAGATGACTATCCAACTAGAAAATTTACCATAGGAAAACATGAAGAGCAACTTAAAATTCAACCTTTATCTTCAGTTTTGCCTCAAGATGAAAAGCAAACATATGTCTGAATGGGCTGGAGTACAATCCTACTACAAGATCAAAGTGTTCAACTGGTGCTGATAAACTGTCAGAATAGCAGGATTGAGGAAGGGTATGGGGTGAGGCCATGGCTGCCTCAGGCCTCAGATGAAGGTATTTTCTTGCCCTAGAACATAGGGCACAAACAGACCCAGTCTCCTCgcaccccagcaccccagcacTTACTGCTGCCTTGGTGTAGTTTCCAGTGGCCAAGGAGCCAGCAGAACTCATTTCCGCAATGAGCAGGCAGGCTCGATGTAAAGGCAGACCCACTTCCTGTAAGCCTTTCACAACTCCTGAGCCTGGTACCACGTGGGCATTCACTACATCTGCCCACGAAGCTATTTTAAAGACGCCACCTGAGgacaaataaaaaagatatttgcTAATTTCAAAGATAAAACTACAACCTTTTGCCCAGCCAACTATGGTATGATATTATCTTCTACTAATAAGTTAGAGCGGAGCACTTTATCAGTGGACCCCTGGTTCCATCTGGTAGCTAGGTGAGACGTCACAGTAAGGAAAAATCCTTGCAAAAAGTGCTGCACCTGGTTTATCAGGAACACTGACAggctgttccttttttttttttttttttgcagatttaGATCACTGATCAAGCCTATGCTATTACAGAGGAACGGCTATGAAGATGGAGAGAGTTCAAACAATGTGACATCCTGAAATTCTCCTGAAGACGAGATTTTCCCACTCTATAGAAATCTCTCAGCAACTTTACCCCTACCGGTTTTCTTGGCTGTCCCAATATTATAGgcatttttaacatttaacatttttagcATGCATTTTTAACAGGCagtaaaaatacagatttttggaaaaatgaacacacaagcataaaataaaaagacaggttATACTTCAGCCAGCAAGCTAAGCAAGATTGTCCTGGTAGGACATCATTAGTACATGAGGTAGCAGGCAATCctacttgaaagaaaaaaaattaggtgtAGGAATGcactaaaaaagaaatcatgtggCGACTTATCTGTTGTACAGAGTAGTGGAAAAGCATCAGATCTACACAGTACAAACTATGGCCACTTTTTTTAAGAGTAGAAATCTGCATGAGAAGGCAGGTATAAGACAGCATTTCCCAAGCCACGTATaagcccctctctctgcctggctgATACTAACTTAAATGGGGAAGAAGTGTATTAACACATTCTGCTAAGTAgtacttaatatttttctattctttcctatATTGGCAATTTTCAGCCAGTGTCAATACATTTTGTTTTGCCTGCCCAGAACTCAGACACCTTCTGATAGCAGCGCATCCATTTTCTTTATGGGAATTGACAAGATTCCTAGTCCATGATGGTTAAACAGAGTTCGACCTTGTAGTGGTAGGAGCAGGTGTATTCCCCAGGCCAACTAATGAAGGGAGTTTACACAGAGGTAAGAGTGAGGCGTGGAATTCCCTACCCGGGaaacaaatcaacaaagaaaGGAGAACACAGCGGAGATATGGCGAGAAGCAAGGCCAGCTCAGTGCCCGACAGCTCTCTCCTGCTGACTTACATGAGCCAACACACCTTCCCTTCAGCCAGTCTATTTCTGAACACACTTACTTTCATACTGCTTTTTAACTGTGTTTCCTATATCAGCAAATTTCCTGTCTTCAAATATTAAGAACTCATGGCGTTTTGCCAGAGCTGTCAACTCCTCCATCACATCCAGAGTAAAATCATTCAGAATATCGACATGAGTTTTGAGCATGCAGATGCTGGGTCCCAAGGTGTCTGCGAGCTGCAGCAGCTCCCTGGCCTCCGACACAtcagcagacagacacagattgGTCTCCTTCTTCTGCATGAGCCGGAGAAGCTTTGAGGCAAGTGGATGGGTTCCGGGCAGCTCGGCTCGAGCACCAAAGCTGAGTTCTTTGCACGCTTTCTTCTCAGGAGGGGGAAGACCATTATGATTAGCTGCTGAGAAAACATTCTCCTGAATGAACCTCTTCACTCTCTCGGCCATGTCAGCGTCGATCTTTTTCTGCTGCTGGAGAATCTCCAGCATTTGGGACAGCGTGCACACGGCGTGGAGGCGGATCCCCTGGGCCTGCAGCTTGTCCTTGCCTCCCTGTTCCCGGTCCAACAGCACTATGGCGTCAGTTACCTTTATACCCTCCTTCTGAAGAACTTCCACAGTCTCCAAAACACTGGCCCCGCTGGTGACGACGTCCTCAATGATCAGACAGGTCTGCCCCGGATTAATCTCTCCTTCTACAAGGCGCTTGGTACCTAGAGAAGAAAAGCTTCTGTTGAAACAATATGGAAGATAGTTCGGCTAGCACAAGATGTATTCCGAGTCTACGCTTGCTATGAACCTATAAAGAGTTAAGACTATTTAAATCTTATTTGCGTTCATTTATTTTGAAGCTACTTTCTATTCATCAATGCGCCACAACTATTTGTTCGCTATCCTCTGTATCTCCAAATTATCAATTATATACAGAATAGTTAATAGTAAAACAACTGTGTAAcaactcatttttttctgagcaatgtggagtttttttaaaaataagatcacTTATACAGTAATGAAAGACAGAATAGGCCAATATCATCAATAAAAATCATTCCTTTCCCATATATATAAGTTTACCACTCATGACCAATTGAACAacctgcttttttaaaaaagccatttAAAGTGTGTGACACATGCTTAGGAGGTTAAAATAGGAGGGCTGCCAGAGCCCTAGAATCAGCTTAGGCCATGCAGGCCGGTCAGGGATCTAcagcaagactctgcctcaaacaaagtAAAGGTTAGGGAGCAGGCTCAGTGGCCCAAGAACacagctgctctttcagagaaccaggttcaattgccagcacccacagggcagctcacaactctatTAACTACAGTTCTAGGGACTCCAATGCCCTTATAGCCTCTgctggcacacatgcatacatgcaggtaaagcaCTCATAAACAAACTCAGGTGGGGAACATTTCATAACTTCTTGCATACTGAAACCACAATGAATTATCCACTGTGACTTCTCCACCCTTAAGCCCCACTATAATCTACACAATATAAGTAACTCAGGCTCTAGACTTCATACTCACTTTTTGAGATTCAGTTTTATACTTAAGTGGGACCCAGCGCCCAAACTCAGGCCAGCGTTAGCTGCAGGCTTCTCTACccattgagctatctcactgTCCTCTCACAAGTCTCAGAAGCAAACCCAAGACATTACATAGTTTACCTTAAaagatctctttttaaaaaaactaacaaGGCACCACCATATCACATCaatataaacaaaaatctcactaATTCTCTAATATTAAGTAACAGCTCAGCTCTCATATTTTTAGATTGATTTTCAGGTTCTAAAGCAAACACACCTGACATGGACCCCAACAAAAGATGTGTTCCCAAGGTGTCTATGCAGTTTCAATACAGGGATCTTACTCCTCATGACTGCgtgcatttgaatgtaaatatacCTACAGCTATGTGCTCCTAGAACATTCTGCTGCTGAAGAAAGGGCCAATACAAAGGTTGGGGTTCGCCAAGCACTTTGTTTCTACTGCCCAGTCAACACCACGTATTTCAGACGCAGCCTGTGCGGAAAGGTCTCCCGTAGCAAGAGTCAGCAACTCGACA contains:
- the Umps gene encoding uridine 5'-monophosphate synthase; amino-acid sequence: MEVVRQALGPLVAELYDVQAFKFGSFVLKSGLSSPVYIDLRGIVSRPRLLSQVADILFQTAKNAGISFDSVCGVPYTALPLATVICSANHIPMLIRRKETKDYGTKRLVEGEINPGQTCLIIEDVVTSGASVLETVEVLQKEGIKVTDAIVLLDREQGGKDKLQAQGIRLHAVCTLSQMLEILQQQKKIDADMAERVKRFIQENVFSAANHNGLPPPEKKACKELSFGARAELPGTHPLASKLLRLMQKKETNLCLSADVSEARELLQLADTLGPSICMLKTHVDILNDFTLDVMEELTALAKRHEFLIFEDRKFADIGNTVKKQYESGVFKIASWADVVNAHVVPGSGVVKGLQEVGLPLHRACLLIAEMSSAGSLATGNYTKAAVGMAEEHCKFVIGFISGSRVSMKPEFLHLTPGVQLETGGDHLGQQYNSPQEVIGKRGSDVIIVGRGILAAANRLEAAEMYRKAAWEAYLSRLAVQ